A genome region from Microbacterium terricola includes the following:
- a CDS encoding SURF1 family protein, whose protein sequence is MSRQSAPAAVRWTAYVAVAIVFAIACAFLSNWQFTRNATRAEQLALVEANYDAAPVPLAEVIPAGGSLEPTDQWQPVTLTGTYLSEQQLLVRNRAHGGTAAFEVLVPLRLTDGRVIVIDRGWLPPGNEQPEPDEIPAAPAGEVTVIARLMPGEALPASGRSAPEGQVPTINLALIADTLPAADAALLEESAYGLMASEDPAPATRPNPVEDPSVDPGPHLSYAIQWILFAIMGFIFIGYVIRTERRHRREDAEERTRTTVRRKDRDADEEDALLDAAGR, encoded by the coding sequence GTGAGCAGGCAGAGCGCGCCGGCGGCCGTCCGCTGGACGGCGTACGTCGCCGTCGCGATCGTGTTCGCGATCGCCTGCGCGTTCCTGTCCAACTGGCAGTTCACCCGCAACGCGACCCGTGCCGAGCAGCTCGCGCTGGTCGAGGCGAACTACGACGCCGCTCCGGTCCCCCTCGCCGAGGTCATCCCCGCGGGCGGAAGCCTCGAGCCGACCGACCAGTGGCAGCCGGTGACGCTGACCGGCACCTACCTGAGCGAGCAGCAGCTGCTGGTGCGCAACCGCGCGCACGGCGGAACCGCCGCGTTCGAGGTCCTGGTGCCGCTGCGCCTGACCGACGGTCGTGTCATCGTGATCGACCGCGGCTGGCTGCCGCCGGGCAACGAGCAGCCCGAGCCCGACGAGATCCCCGCCGCGCCCGCCGGCGAGGTGACGGTGATCGCGCGGCTGATGCCGGGCGAGGCGCTCCCCGCATCCGGACGCTCGGCGCCCGAGGGGCAGGTGCCGACCATCAACCTCGCGCTGATCGCCGACACTCTTCCGGCGGCCGACGCCGCGCTGCTGGAGGAGAGCGCCTACGGGCTGATGGCCTCGGAGGATCCGGCGCCGGCCACGCGGCCCAACCCCGTCGAGGATCCCTCCGTGGACCCCGGCCCGCACCTGTCGTACGCGATCCAGTGGATCCTGTTCGCCATCATGGGGTTCATCTTCATCGGGTATGTGATCCGCACCGAGCGCCGTCACCGGCGGGAGGATGCCGAGGAGCGCACACGGACCACGGTGCGGCGCAAGGACCGCGACGCCGATGAAGAGGACGCCCTGCTCGACGCAGCCGGCCGCTGA
- a CDS encoding DUF3099 domain-containing protein encodes MKHTPSPQSATSLPRAPRDDAGARSRRYLVMMGIRVACFVAMVLITPYGWYTWVLGAAAIFLPYIAVVLANVGSDVGGEAESPELALPAAPSAPPPQPESPATDTHVIRIEESHSPDPDAKA; translated from the coding sequence GTGAAGCACACCCCCTCTCCGCAGTCCGCCACGTCGCTGCCGCGTGCGCCCCGTGACGACGCGGGGGCGCGCTCCCGGCGGTATCTGGTCATGATGGGCATCCGGGTGGCCTGCTTCGTCGCGATGGTGCTGATCACCCCGTACGGCTGGTACACGTGGGTGCTGGGCGCGGCCGCGATCTTCCTCCCCTACATCGCCGTGGTGCTCGCGAACGTCGGATCCGACGTCGGCGGCGAGGCGGAGAGCCCCGAGCTGGCGCTGCCGGCCGCACCGAGCGCACCGCCTCCGCAGCCCGAGTCCCCCGCGACGGACACGCACGTCATCCGCATCGAGGAATCGCACTCCCCCGACCCGGACGCCAAGGCATGA
- a CDS encoding DUF4190 domain-containing protein: MSDQNPVDPPANPAPPAYEPPAAPPYGQPQPPAPYGQPQAPYGQAPAPAYGQPQNPAYAQPGYPQPGYPAAPYGGYPTQPRTNTLAIISLIASLAGVFLLPIVGQIVGIITGHMSLAQIGSTGEGGRGLGLAGTIIGWVTLGLWILGILLFFAIIIPLAVTSGDYSQA, encoded by the coding sequence GTGAGCGACCAGAATCCCGTAGACCCACCCGCGAACCCGGCGCCCCCGGCCTACGAGCCGCCGGCCGCGCCGCCGTACGGTCAGCCGCAGCCACCAGCGCCGTACGGCCAGCCGCAGGCCCCGTACGGCCAGGCACCGGCACCCGCCTACGGTCAGCCGCAGAACCCGGCCTACGCCCAGCCCGGGTACCCGCAGCCCGGCTATCCTGCCGCGCCGTACGGCGGATATCCCACCCAGCCGCGCACGAACACGCTCGCGATCATCTCGCTCATCGCCTCGCTCGCCGGCGTCTTCCTCCTCCCGATCGTCGGCCAGATCGTCGGGATCATCACCGGCCACATGTCTCTCGCGCAGATCGGGTCGACTGGTGAGGGCGGTCGCGGCCTCGGTCTGGCCGGCACGATCATCGGCTGGGTCACGCTCGGGCTCTGGATCCTCGGGATCCTGCTGTTCTTCGCGATCATCATCCCTCTGGCCGTGACGAGCGGCGACTACTCGCAGGCCTGA
- the fabG gene encoding 3-oxoacyl-ACP reductase FabG, which yields MSTDRVVVVTGGNRGIGRAIAERFVAAGYRVAVTARSGEGPDGTLTVRADVTDAAAVDAAFTEVEQKLGPIEIVVANAGVTKDTLLLRMSEDDFDSVVSTNLGGAFRVVKRASKGMLRARWGRVILISSVVGLYGSAGQINYASSKSGLVGFARSLTRELGARGITANVVAPGFIETDMTAALPEDTQAEYRRSIPAGRFATPDEVAGVVTWLASDDAAYISGAVIPVDGGLGMGH from the coding sequence ATGTCCACGGATCGCGTCGTCGTCGTCACCGGAGGAAACCGCGGCATCGGCCGCGCCATCGCGGAGCGCTTCGTCGCCGCCGGCTACCGGGTGGCCGTGACGGCTCGCTCGGGCGAGGGCCCTGACGGCACGCTGACGGTGCGCGCGGATGTCACCGACGCCGCTGCCGTCGACGCCGCCTTCACCGAGGTGGAGCAGAAGCTCGGACCGATCGAGATCGTCGTGGCCAACGCCGGCGTCACGAAGGACACGCTGCTGCTGCGGATGTCCGAGGACGACTTCGACAGCGTCGTGTCGACCAACCTGGGCGGGGCGTTCCGGGTCGTGAAGCGGGCCTCGAAGGGGATGCTGCGGGCCCGCTGGGGCCGCGTCATCCTCATCTCGAGTGTGGTCGGGCTGTACGGCTCGGCCGGTCAGATCAACTACGCGTCGTCGAAGAGCGGCCTGGTCGGCTTCGCGCGGTCGCTGACCCGCGAGCTGGGTGCCCGCGGCATCACGGCGAACGTCGTCGCCCCCGGCTTCATCGAGACCGACATGACGGCGGCGCTCCCCGAAGACACCCAGGCCGAGTATCGGCGCAGCATCCCGGCCGGGCGCTTCGCGACCCCCGACGAGGTGGCCGGTGTGGTGACGTGGCTCGCCTCGGACGACGCCGCCTATATCTCCGGCGCCGTCATCCCGGTCGACGGCGGCCTCGGGATGGGGCACTGA
- a CDS encoding alpha/beta fold hydrolase, which yields MDVLLIPGLWLDASSWRDITPALEAASHTPHALTMPGTGSSGADSAEIGIVDWVDAVVAEIDALDGPVALVGHSGGGNVVWAAAAQRPQRVARVVFVDTVPPPPGRGISEFEIVDGVVPFPGWDFFDTEEVADLDEETRAEWAARTASVPARVPTDPLPLDGDGRFGVPVTVLSGSMDEDAFRAAVKDWGPWGDEFAAIRDAEVVRLGSGHWPQFSQPQHLAGVIVDALR from the coding sequence ATGGACGTTCTCCTCATTCCCGGACTCTGGCTCGACGCGTCGTCGTGGCGCGACATCACCCCCGCGCTCGAGGCGGCCAGCCATACGCCGCACGCGCTGACGATGCCCGGCACGGGGTCGTCAGGTGCCGACAGCGCCGAGATCGGCATCGTCGACTGGGTCGACGCCGTCGTCGCCGAGATCGATGCGCTCGACGGCCCGGTGGCTCTGGTCGGTCACAGCGGGGGCGGCAACGTGGTGTGGGCCGCGGCCGCGCAGCGCCCCCAGCGGGTCGCGCGCGTCGTCTTCGTCGACACCGTCCCGCCGCCGCCGGGTCGCGGCATCTCCGAGTTCGAGATCGTCGACGGGGTCGTGCCCTTCCCCGGCTGGGACTTCTTCGACACCGAGGAGGTCGCCGACCTCGACGAGGAGACCCGCGCGGAGTGGGCGGCTCGGACCGCGTCTGTGCCCGCGCGCGTGCCGACCGACCCGCTGCCCCTCGACGGCGACGGCAGGTTCGGCGTGCCGGTCACCGTGCTCTCCGGCTCGATGGATGAAGACGCGTTCCGCGCGGCGGTGAAGGACTGGGGCCCGTGGGGCGACGAGTTCGCCGCGATCCGCGACGCCGAGGTCGTGCGCCTCGGCTCGGGTCACTGGCCGCAGTTCTCGCAGCCGCAGCATCTGGCCGGCGTGATCGTCGACGCCCTCAGGTGA
- the serB gene encoding phosphoserine phosphatase SerB encodes MPVPTARFLVVLDADSTLIRNEVIELIADEAGRGAEVAAATEAAMRGEVDFATSLRSRVEALRGVPLAAFARVLARVEPTPGVRELIAAVHERGGAVGVVSGGFHEILDTVAPDLGVDVWRANRLLTEDGALAGRVDGTIVDAAGKAAALIEWAAERGVPMSQTIAIGDGANDLLMMDAAALGLAFNAKPAVRAQADLVIGTVDLREVIPLLP; translated from the coding sequence GTGCCCGTCCCCACCGCCCGTTTCCTGGTCGTGCTTGACGCCGACTCCACCCTGATCCGCAACGAGGTCATCGAGCTGATCGCCGACGAGGCGGGGCGAGGAGCCGAGGTGGCAGCCGCGACCGAGGCCGCCATGCGCGGCGAGGTCGACTTCGCCACCAGCCTGCGCAGCCGGGTCGAGGCGCTGCGCGGCGTGCCGCTGGCGGCGTTCGCGCGCGTGCTCGCGCGCGTGGAGCCCACCCCCGGCGTCCGCGAGCTGATCGCCGCCGTGCACGAGCGCGGCGGAGCGGTCGGCGTCGTCTCCGGCGGCTTCCACGAGATCCTCGACACGGTCGCCCCCGACCTGGGCGTCGACGTGTGGCGGGCGAACCGTCTCCTCACGGAGGACGGCGCGCTCGCCGGCCGCGTCGACGGCACCATCGTCGACGCGGCGGGGAAGGCCGCTGCCCTGATCGAATGGGCCGCAGAGCGGGGTGTCCCGATGTCGCAGACGATCGCGATCGGCGACGGCGCGAACGATCTGCTGATGATGGATGCTGCCGCGCTCGGCCTCGCATTCAACGCCAAGCCAGCGGTGCGGGCACAGGCGGATCTCGTGATCGGCACCGTCGATCTCCGCGAGGTCATCCCCCTCCTGCCCTAG
- the glgC gene encoding glucose-1-phosphate adenylyltransferase, whose translation MPAAPKVFGIILAGGEGKRLMPLTADRAKPAVPFGGQYRLIDFAISNLINSGLRQIVVLTQYKSHSLDRHISQTWRMSALLDSYVTSVPAQQRLGKRWFSGSADAILQSLNLINDEKPDIVVVIGADHVYRMDFQQMLAAHIDSGARATIAGIRQPLAMANQFGVIDVDPTDSAKIRDFLEKPQDATGLADAPHEVLASMGNYIFDTDALIEAVEFDGELPTSNHDMGGDIIPYFVNRGEAGVYDMKRNDVPGSTDRDRAYWRDVGTIDSFFDAHMDLISTLPIFNLYNMDWPIHSQTVNSPPAKFVRDGVGRMGNAIDSIVSLGSVLSGTHLERSVVGPWTLAGGGSTITDSVLFDDVNVGTGARIHRAILDKNVRLAPGATVGVDRERDLARGYTVTDSGITVVGKNVIVEA comes from the coding sequence ATGCCAGCCGCACCCAAGGTCTTCGGAATCATCCTCGCCGGTGGAGAGGGCAAGCGCCTCATGCCCCTCACCGCGGATCGCGCGAAGCCGGCGGTGCCGTTCGGGGGGCAGTACCGGCTGATCGACTTCGCCATCTCGAACCTCATCAACTCCGGTCTGCGTCAGATCGTCGTGCTGACCCAGTACAAGTCGCACAGCCTCGACCGGCATATCTCGCAGACCTGGCGGATGTCCGCGCTGCTGGACTCGTACGTCACCTCGGTGCCCGCGCAGCAGCGGCTCGGCAAGCGGTGGTTCTCCGGCTCGGCCGATGCGATCCTGCAGAGCCTCAACCTCATCAACGACGAGAAGCCCGACATCGTCGTGGTCATCGGCGCCGATCACGTGTATCGGATGGACTTCCAGCAGATGCTCGCCGCGCACATCGACTCCGGTGCGCGCGCGACGATCGCCGGCATCCGCCAGCCGCTGGCGATGGCCAACCAGTTCGGCGTCATCGACGTCGACCCCACCGACTCCGCGAAGATCCGCGACTTCCTCGAGAAGCCGCAGGACGCCACGGGCCTCGCCGACGCGCCGCACGAGGTGCTCGCGTCGATGGGCAACTACATCTTCGACACCGACGCACTGATCGAGGCGGTCGAGTTCGACGGTGAGCTGCCCACGTCGAACCACGACATGGGCGGCGACATCATCCCGTACTTCGTGAATCGCGGCGAAGCAGGCGTGTACGACATGAAGCGAAACGACGTGCCCGGCTCGACCGACCGCGACCGCGCGTACTGGCGCGACGTCGGCACGATCGACTCGTTCTTCGACGCCCACATGGATCTGATCTCGACGCTGCCGATCTTCAACCTGTACAACATGGACTGGCCGATCCACTCCCAGACGGTGAACTCGCCGCCGGCGAAGTTCGTCCGCGACGGCGTCGGCCGGATGGGCAACGCGATCGACTCGATCGTGTCCCTCGGCTCCGTGTTGTCCGGAACCCATCTGGAGCGCAGCGTCGTGGGGCCGTGGACGCTCGCGGGCGGAGGCTCCACGATCACCGACTCGGTGCTGTTCGACGACGTCAACGTCGGCACGGGCGCCCGCATCCACCGCGCGATCCTCGATAAGAACGTCCGGCTCGCACCGGGTGCCACCGTCGGCGTCGACCGGGAGCGCGACCTCGCCCGCGGCTACACGGTGACCGACTCCGGCATCACGGTCGTCGGCAAGAACGTGATCGTCGAGGCCTGA
- the glgA gene encoding glycogen synthase codes for MRVDIISKEYPPEIYGGAGVHATELVRALRADGIEVQVRAFGAERDEVDTTSYDVPVELASANPAIQTLGVDLRIVADVDGADVVHSHTWYANFAGHLASLLHGIPHIVTAHSLEPLRPWKAEQLGGGYAVSSEIEKTAYEAAAAVIAVSNGMREDILRSYPDLDADKVRVIYNGIDTQAWRPVDDAALLAELGIDPGRPSVVFVGRITRQKGLPYFLRAAERLPEGVQLVLCAGAPDTPEILAEVEGLVRGLQQTREGVIWIDRFLQRDQLCAILSAATTFVCPSVYEPLGIVNLEAMACGAAVVGTATGGIPEVVVDGVTGRLVPIEQVQDGTGTPTDPERFVADLARVLTEVVSDPEQAASYGAAGRERAAAEFSWARIAEQTTALYREVTAAGR; via the coding sequence ATGCGCGTGGACATCATCTCGAAGGAATACCCGCCGGAGATCTACGGGGGAGCGGGGGTCCATGCGACCGAGCTGGTGCGCGCCCTCCGGGCCGATGGCATCGAGGTCCAGGTGCGCGCCTTCGGGGCGGAACGCGATGAGGTCGACACGACCTCGTACGACGTCCCGGTCGAGCTCGCCTCGGCCAACCCGGCGATCCAGACCCTGGGCGTCGACCTGCGCATCGTGGCGGACGTGGACGGCGCCGACGTCGTCCACTCGCACACGTGGTACGCCAACTTCGCCGGGCATCTCGCCTCGCTGCTGCACGGCATCCCGCACATCGTGACGGCGCACAGCCTCGAACCGCTGCGCCCGTGGAAGGCCGAGCAGCTCGGTGGCGGCTATGCCGTCTCGAGCGAGATCGAGAAGACCGCCTACGAGGCCGCGGCCGCCGTGATCGCCGTGAGCAACGGCATGCGCGAGGACATCCTGCGCAGCTACCCGGATCTCGACGCCGACAAGGTGCGCGTCATCTACAACGGCATCGACACGCAGGCGTGGCGCCCGGTGGACGACGCCGCACTGCTGGCCGAGCTCGGAATCGATCCTGGCCGACCGTCCGTCGTGTTCGTCGGACGGATCACACGGCAGAAGGGGCTGCCGTACTTCCTGCGCGCTGCCGAACGGCTGCCCGAGGGCGTGCAGCTCGTGCTCTGCGCCGGCGCTCCCGACACACCGGAGATCCTCGCCGAGGTCGAGGGTCTCGTGCGCGGCCTGCAGCAGACCCGCGAGGGCGTGATCTGGATCGACCGCTTCCTCCAGCGCGACCAGCTCTGCGCGATCCTGTCCGCCGCGACCACCTTCGTCTGCCCCTCCGTGTACGAGCCGCTGGGCATCGTGAACCTCGAGGCGATGGCGTGCGGCGCCGCCGTCGTCGGTACGGCCACCGGGGGCATCCCCGAGGTCGTCGTCGACGGGGTGACCGGCCGGCTGGTGCCGATCGAGCAGGTGCAGGACGGCACCGGCACTCCCACCGATCCGGAGCGCTTCGTCGCCGATCTCGCGCGCGTGCTCACGGAAGTCGTGTCAGACCCCGAGCAGGCCGCGTCGTACGGAGCAGCGGGCCGGGAACGGGCTGCCGCGGAGTTCAGCTGGGCGCGGATCGCCGAGCAGACGACGGCGCTTTACCGCGAGGTGACCGCCGCCGGCCGATAG
- a CDS encoding ABC transporter ATP-binding protein, whose protein sequence is MPQVLEFSDVVVRRNARDIVDRLTWSVADDQRWVILGPNGAGKTTILQLADTLMHPTSGTVVILEEQLGRTDVFELRPRIGFASSAMAKRVPPEETVLDVVLTAAFSVLGRWREDYEDLDERRALRVLAEWKLDHLADRTFGTLSDGEQKRVQIARAIMTDPELLLLDEPTASLDLGSREELLTLLSGYAKAPTTPAMVMVTHHVEEIPVGFTHVLLLRDGAAVAAGPIGETLTAEALSETFGMPIILTEADGRYAARAGS, encoded by the coding sequence ATGCCGCAGGTGCTCGAATTCTCCGACGTCGTCGTCCGCCGAAACGCCAGAGACATCGTCGACCGCCTGACCTGGTCGGTCGCGGACGACCAGCGCTGGGTCATCCTCGGGCCGAACGGCGCAGGCAAGACCACGATCCTGCAGCTCGCCGACACGCTGATGCACCCGACTTCGGGCACCGTCGTCATCCTCGAGGAGCAGCTGGGCCGCACGGACGTGTTCGAGCTGCGGCCCCGCATCGGGTTCGCATCATCGGCGATGGCCAAGCGGGTGCCCCCGGAGGAGACCGTGCTCGACGTCGTCCTGACGGCGGCGTTCTCGGTGCTCGGCCGCTGGCGCGAGGACTACGAGGACCTCGATGAGCGCCGCGCGCTGCGGGTGCTCGCCGAGTGGAAGCTCGACCACCTCGCCGACCGCACCTTCGGGACGCTGTCGGATGGCGAGCAGAAGCGCGTCCAGATCGCCCGCGCGATCATGACCGACCCCGAGCTGCTGCTGCTGGACGAGCCGACCGCGAGCCTCGACCTCGGATCGCGTGAGGAGCTGCTGACGCTGCTGAGCGGTTACGCGAAGGCGCCGACCACTCCGGCGATGGTCATGGTCACCCATCACGTCGAGGAGATCCCGGTGGGATTCACGCACGTGCTGCTGCTGCGCGACGGGGCTGCGGTCGCCGCGGGGCCGATCGGGGAGACCCTCACCGCCGAGGCTCTCAGCGAGACGTTCGGCATGCCGATCATCCTCACCGAGGCGGATGGCAGGTACGCGGCTCGCGCCGGTTCCTGA
- a CDS encoding type B 50S ribosomal protein L31: MKTDLHPDYKAVAFRDLGSGEIFVTRSTVSSDKTVEVDGVEYPVIDVEISSASHPFYTGKQRIMDSAGRVEKFNQRFKNFGGSK; encoded by the coding sequence ATGAAGACTGACCTCCACCCCGACTACAAGGCCGTCGCCTTCCGCGACCTCGGCTCCGGCGAGATCTTCGTGACTCGCTCGACCGTGTCCAGCGACAAGACCGTCGAGGTCGACGGCGTCGAGTACCCCGTCATCGACGTGGAGATCTCGTCGGCTTCGCACCCGTTCTACACGGGCAAGCAGCGCATCATGGACTCGGCCGGTCGCGTCGAGAAGTTCAACCAGCGCTTCAAGAACTTCGGCGGCTCCAAGTAA
- a CDS encoding exonuclease domain-containing protein, with protein MEALHVVGVFDLETTGVDVRADRIVTAHVGVLDARGLVLRARDWLADPGVPIPDGAAAIHGVTTARARAEGRQATEVVAEVVAALRELFDAGIPVVAYNAPYDFSLLKYEAIRHGVAPILSPSPVIDPLVVDKAFDRYRRGKRTLEMVAAHYAVTLDAAHEASADAVAAGRVAQALATRFAPQLPPSLDELHTSQIAWARAQAASLTDYFIQIGRLEADETLDGSWPIR; from the coding sequence ATGGAAGCGCTGCACGTGGTGGGGGTGTTCGATCTCGAGACCACAGGGGTCGATGTGAGGGCCGACCGCATCGTCACGGCGCACGTGGGAGTGCTCGACGCACGCGGCCTCGTGCTGCGGGCGCGTGACTGGCTCGCCGACCCCGGCGTGCCGATCCCCGACGGGGCGGCCGCCATCCACGGGGTGACCACCGCGCGCGCTCGCGCGGAGGGGCGCCAGGCGACTGAGGTCGTCGCCGAGGTGGTCGCGGCGCTACGCGAGCTGTTCGACGCCGGCATCCCGGTGGTCGCATACAACGCGCCGTACGACTTCTCACTGCTCAAGTACGAGGCGATCCGCCACGGCGTGGCGCCCATCCTGTCACCGTCGCCGGTGATCGACCCGCTGGTCGTCGACAAGGCCTTCGACCGCTACCGGCGGGGCAAGCGCACGCTCGAGATGGTCGCCGCGCACTACGCGGTGACACTCGATGCCGCACACGAGGCATCCGCCGATGCCGTGGCTGCCGGGCGCGTCGCCCAAGCCCTCGCCACGCGCTTCGCGCCGCAGCTGCCGCCCTCGCTCGACGAGCTGCACACCAGCCAGATCGCTTGGGCGCGCGCGCAGGCGGCCAGCCTCACGGACTACTTCATCCAGATCGGGCGGCTCGAGGCCGACGAGACCCTCGACGGCAGCTGGCCGATCCGCTGA
- a CDS encoding alpha/beta fold hydrolase, translating to MTAPNPYAPLLAQVPVERREVEVLGATTAYWVYGPADAATTIVAVHGFRGEHHGLDPVVAHLPDIRVISPDLPGFGETPPLPGRTHDIDAYAEWLTLFARSVAPGAVILGHSFGSIVVSAAVAGGLETPQVILINPIGAPALEGPRGILTRLAVFYYWAGAKLPRRLGDALLRSRIIVRVMSVSMVKTRDPELRRFAHDQHDTYFSRFADRDVLHEAFVTSVSNDVRAYAPRIAQPTMLIAAQRDDITPIEAQRHLATLFADAELVEIPGVGHLVHYETPAHAAAAITRFLAPSARGTR from the coding sequence GTGACCGCCCCGAACCCGTATGCCCCTCTGCTCGCGCAGGTGCCCGTGGAGCGCCGCGAGGTCGAGGTGCTCGGCGCGACGACCGCGTACTGGGTGTACGGCCCGGCTGACGCGGCGACCACGATCGTGGCCGTGCACGGGTTCCGCGGCGAGCATCACGGGCTGGACCCGGTCGTCGCACACCTGCCGGACATCAGGGTCATCTCGCCCGACCTGCCCGGTTTCGGCGAGACCCCGCCGCTCCCTGGCCGCACCCACGACATCGACGCCTACGCCGAATGGCTGACGCTGTTCGCTCGGTCTGTCGCGCCGGGCGCCGTCATCCTGGGCCACTCGTTCGGTTCGATCGTGGTCTCCGCGGCCGTTGCGGGAGGCCTCGAGACCCCCCAGGTGATCCTGATCAACCCGATCGGAGCGCCCGCGCTGGAGGGCCCGCGCGGCATCCTCACCCGCCTCGCCGTCTTCTACTACTGGGCCGGGGCGAAGCTCCCTCGGCGCCTCGGCGACGCGCTGCTGCGCAGCCGCATCATCGTGCGCGTGATGAGCGTGTCCATGGTGAAGACCCGCGACCCGGAGCTGCGACGGTTCGCCCACGACCAGCACGACACGTACTTCTCCCGCTTCGCGGACCGCGACGTGCTGCACGAGGCCTTCGTGACGTCGGTGTCGAACGACGTGCGCGCCTACGCGCCGCGCATCGCGCAGCCCACGATGCTGATCGCCGCCCAGCGCGACGACATCACCCCGATCGAGGCGCAGCGACACCTGGCGACGCTCTTCGCCGACGCCGAGCTGGTGGAGATCCCCGGTGTCGGCCACCTGGTGCATTACGAGACGCCGGCGCACGCGGCGGCGGCGATCACCCGCTTTCTCGCGCCTTCCGCTCGCGGTACGCGTTGA
- a CDS encoding CGNR zinc finger domain-containing protein — protein sequence MVFIRDTQRALAATVDLVNTLPGVDDADTLQTLDDFDAYLRANPYTGRIRRDRAELEAVRSIRPRLRELWTVDRVAAVDLVNEMLRDGRALPQLVIHDEYDWHIHATSDEAPLATRILVEAAMAFVDVIRSDEYGRVRICAADDCDSVYVDYSRNGSKRYCDTGNCGNRMNVNAYRERKARESG from the coding sequence ATGGTGTTCATCCGTGACACCCAGCGTGCGCTCGCGGCGACCGTCGACCTGGTCAACACCCTCCCCGGCGTGGACGACGCCGATACTCTGCAGACCCTCGACGACTTCGACGCGTATCTGCGGGCCAACCCGTACACGGGGCGCATCCGGCGCGACCGCGCGGAGCTCGAAGCGGTCCGCAGCATCCGTCCGCGCCTGCGCGAGCTGTGGACGGTCGACCGGGTGGCCGCCGTCGACCTGGTCAACGAGATGCTGCGCGACGGGCGCGCGCTCCCCCAGCTCGTCATCCACGACGAGTACGACTGGCATATCCATGCGACGTCCGACGAGGCGCCGCTGGCGACCCGCATCCTCGTGGAGGCGGCGATGGCGTTCGTCGACGTCATCCGCTCCGACGAGTACGGCCGGGTGCGGATCTGCGCCGCGGACGACTGCGACTCCGTCTACGTCGACTATTCCCGCAACGGCTCGAAGCGCTACTGCGACACCGGCAACTGCGGCAACCGGATGAACGTCAACGCGTACCGCGAGCGGAAGGCGCGAGAAAGCGGGTGA
- a CDS encoding EamA family transporter: MSAQTAPIAVVLPRDPVLTATRAHGRTSGLVMAVVSALAFSSSGPFIKPLLEAGWSLGAALLVRMGVAGLILSPALVRAILRERSFLRRHWPLIVGFGLTAVAGCQIFFFSAMQRMPVAVALLIQYLAPVLLVGYTWLRTRRAPSRLVALGSVVAIVGLVLVVDIAGARFDLLGTVFALCAAVCVMAYFLISERAGDDLPPLALAAGGLLTGAALIAVLAVVGVFPIAAPAVTVTLAGVDVPWFVPLVWVAAIGTTLGYAFGVAAVPRIGSRVASFIGLSEVLFALGFAWIFLGEAPGPVQLVGGVLILAGVVLVRLDSDYESARASSSSGTTR, from the coding sequence ATGTCTGCCCAGACCGCCCCGATCGCCGTCGTCCTGCCGCGGGATCCTGTACTGACGGCGACGCGTGCACATGGCCGCACGTCCGGACTGGTGATGGCCGTCGTCTCGGCGCTCGCATTCTCGTCGTCCGGGCCGTTCATCAAGCCCCTGCTCGAAGCGGGCTGGTCGCTCGGCGCGGCCCTGCTGGTGCGCATGGGGGTCGCCGGGCTCATCCTCTCGCCGGCTCTGGTCCGCGCCATCCTGCGCGAGCGGTCGTTCCTGCGTCGGCACTGGCCTCTGATCGTCGGCTTCGGGCTGACGGCGGTCGCAGGCTGTCAGATCTTCTTCTTCTCAGCGATGCAGCGCATGCCCGTCGCGGTCGCCCTGCTCATCCAGTACCTCGCTCCCGTGCTGCTGGTGGGCTATACCTGGCTGCGGACGCGTCGTGCGCCGTCCCGCCTCGTCGCGCTGGGATCGGTGGTCGCGATCGTCGGCCTGGTGCTGGTCGTCGACATCGCCGGCGCCCGCTTCGATCTGCTGGGCACGGTCTTCGCGCTGTGCGCGGCCGTGTGCGTGATGGCGTACTTCCTCATCTCGGAGCGAGCGGGCGACGATCTGCCGCCGCTCGCCCTCGCCGCCGGCGGTCTGCTGACCGGCGCGGCCCTGATCGCCGTGCTCGCGGTGGTGGGCGTGTTCCCGATCGCGGCTCCTGCGGTGACGGTCACCCTGGCCGGGGTCGACGTGCCGTGGTTCGTCCCGCTGGTGTGGGTCGCGGCGATCGGCACGACCCTCGGCTACGCCTTCGGGGTGGCGGCGGTGCCCCGCATCGGATCGCGCGTCGCCTCGTTCATTGGGCTCTCGGAGGTGCTCTTCGCCCTGGGATTCGCGTGGATCTTCCTCGGCGAGGCGCCGGGGCCGGTCCAGCTGGTCGGCGGGGTGCTCATCCTCGCCGGCGTGGTGCTGGTGCGCCTCGACTCCGACTACGAGTCGGCGCGGGCGAGCTCGAGCAGCGGCACGACCCGATAG